A DNA window from Hoplias malabaricus isolate fHopMal1 chromosome 5, fHopMal1.hap1, whole genome shotgun sequence contains the following coding sequences:
- the LOC136697841 gene encoding uncharacterized protein: MDGVLEATIFLCGYKVLCSVLYLPVFKDSISSVSLCCSCLLLFTDLSITVFLAYLWCSAPRPAFFHPSSDVIALHFMLFLSNTYWLVLMLTPLLVAVEVLVRYLWPQEATGTSNTSGVCKKPNKESEVASTVLLMDGDGEACEREPLQKIEEGKDRVVFLKCLKAVGFLGSLLLWGMSGTYAESSWRQDQHMVSDCLDRGGSLSACLPCLLTISSPIRGQLSWVLGIVLLLLGLTGSLGLLLAKLSQLPLLIFQTNQLQSSRERGAASSLHLRTLCKWVKLQSGSESRKAERNSGALLQTQTFEGTPDHNSCVDSKKKADSCSAQTPQCGHNERRCPCGSPMSLSVQTGSAGSCKIQSKGTLLVSLLSTELPLEGIEVENSRGQALHPHERQLWKPLRESPCLRGDLMTGLLCGLLVCVFPTVLSTNVLLVSNLDTLAAYAVKHLLIPSYCK; encoded by the exons ATGGATGGTGTTCTGGAGGCCACAATCTTTCTGTGTGGATATAAAGTGCTGTGTAGTGTTCTCTATCTGCCAGTTTTTAAAGACTCCATCTCCTCCGTCAGCCTCTGCTGCAGTTGCCTTTTGCTCTTCACAGACCTCTCCATCACTG TGTTCCTGGCCTACCTCTGGTGTTCAGCCCCCAGACCAGCATTCTTCCATCCTTCTTCTGATGTCATTGCTCTTCACTTCATGCTGTTCcttagcaacacctactggctGGTGCTGATGCTGACCCCACTTCTCGTGGCTGTTGAAGTCCTAGTCCGTTATCTGTGGCCTCAGGAGGCGACAGGGACGTCAAATACCAGTGGGGTGTGCAAAAAACCGAATAAGGAAAGTGAGGTGGCTTCAACAGTGCTGCTGATGGATGGAGATGGTGAAGCTTGTGAGAGGGAACCCCTGCAGAAAATAGAGGAAGGAAAGGATAGAGTGGTGTTCCTGAAATGTTTGAAAGCTGTGGGCTTCCTTGGTTCTCTTCTACTTTGGGGCATGAGTGGAACCTATGCAGAATCCAGCTGGAGGCAGGATCAGCACATGGTCAGTGACTGTCTGGATAGAGGTGGTTCCCTCTCAGCCTGTCTTCCCTGCTTGCTGACGATCTCTTCGCCAATCAGGGGTCAGCTCTCCTGGGTTCTGGGCATCGTACTGCTCCTGCTGGGCTTGACTGGAAGCCTGGGCTTACTCCTAGCCAAGCTATCCCAACTGCCTTTGCTGATTTTCCAAACAAATCAGCTTCAAAGttccagagagagaggtgcTGCGTCTAGTTTACATTTAAGAACACTTTGCAAATGGGTCAAACTGCAGAGCGGTAGTGAAAGCAGAAAGGCGGAAAGGAATTCTGGAGCCCTCTTGCAAACGCAAACATTCGAGGGTACCCCGGATCATAATAGCTGTGTGGACTCAAAGAAAAAAGCAGACAGCTGCAGCGCTCAGACCCCACAGTGTGGACACAATGAGCGCCGGTGTCCTTGTGGCAGCCCCATGTCACTGTCTGTTCAAACAGGTTCGGCTGGCAGTTGTAAAATACAAAGCAAAGGCACCCTGCTTGTCTCACTGCTGTCGACTGAACTTCCCCTGGAGGGGATAGAGGTGGAGAATAGCAGAGGACAAGCCCTGCACCCCCACGAGAGGCAGCTTTGGAAGCCTTTGAGGGAAAGTCCCTGCCTGAGAGGAGACCTAATGACAGGACTGCTGTGTGGTCTTCTGGTCTGTGTTTTTCCCACAGTTCTCAGCACCAATGTACTACTTGTCAGCAATCTGGACACACTAGCTGCGTATGCTGTAAAACATTTGCTAATCCCTTCCTACTGTAAATGA